From Magnetovibrio sp. PR-2, a single genomic window includes:
- a CDS encoding glycosyl transferase family protein, protein MSTEHPFAQFIRIIGRGPNLSRALDEDEMYEAAKMIVEGTVEPLQLGAFLCILRVRTEVPGEGAGFVRAMRDSYQVPADAPKVDVDWATYSGKKRQLHWYLLAALLLSQNGVTICMQGTEGHTDDRIFSSEALAQLGVPLAGSLDEAAAQIRATNFAYLPLKNFVPRLQEIIELKHILGVRSPVNTFARMLNPFNAEHEMQTVFHPNYRDIHRDTAELLGQKHMAVFKGEGGEAERRPHKPVTVQYLHNGVQNEEMWPAMIGEDAFYKDENLDVTRLPKIWNGEETDEYGEAAVIGTAAYVLRLMGRADSPEDAVSQATDMWTARNRDQMFQAA, encoded by the coding sequence ATGAGCACCGAACACCCCTTTGCCCAATTCATCCGCATTATCGGCCGTGGCCCCAACCTGTCGCGCGCGCTGGACGAAGACGAAATGTATGAAGCGGCGAAAATGATCGTCGAAGGCACGGTCGAACCGTTGCAGCTGGGTGCATTCCTGTGCATCTTGCGTGTGCGCACCGAAGTCCCCGGCGAAGGTGCCGGATTTGTGCGTGCCATGCGTGACAGCTACCAAGTCCCTGCCGACGCACCGAAGGTGGACGTCGACTGGGCGACCTATTCGGGCAAAAAGCGCCAACTGCACTGGTATCTCTTGGCGGCCCTTTTGCTCAGCCAAAACGGCGTCACCATTTGCATGCAAGGCACCGAAGGCCACACCGACGACCGGATTTTCTCCAGCGAAGCTTTGGCCCAACTGGGCGTTCCCTTGGCAGGGTCTCTGGATGAAGCCGCCGCCCAAATCCGCGCCACCAACTTCGCGTATCTGCCGCTCAAGAACTTCGTACCGCGCCTGCAAGAGATCATCGAGCTCAAACACATCTTGGGCGTTCGCTCCCCAGTCAACACGTTTGCGCGGATGTTGAACCCGTTCAATGCCGAACACGAAATGCAGACCGTGTTCCACCCGAACTACCGCGACATCCACCGCGACACGGCGGAACTGTTGGGCCAAAAGCATATGGCTGTGTTCAAAGGCGAAGGCGGCGAAGCGGAACGTCGTCCGCACAAGCCAGTGACGGTTCAATACCTGCACAACGGTGTGCAAAACGAAGAAATGTGGCCCGCCATGATCGGTGAAGACGCGTTCTACAAGGACGAAAACCTTGACGTCACGCGCCTGCCCAAAATCTGGAACGGCGAAGAAACCGATGAATATGGTGAAGCCGCCGTGATCGGCACTGCGGCTTACGTTTTGCGCCTCATGGGCCGTGCCGACAGCCCCGAAGACGCCGTTTCCCAAGCCACCGACATGTGGACCGCACGCAACCGCGACCAAATGTTCCAAGCGGCCTAA
- the tusD gene encoding sulfurtransferase complex subunit TusD produces the protein MKFGILINEGPFTHQASDTAYHFTKAALEAGHDVPRVFFYYDGVNNANKFSEPQADDRNLVKLWGELAAEKDVDLVVCVAAGMRRGIKDDSLADGFRISGLGQLVEAGMGCDRLMMFGD, from the coding sequence ATGAAATTCGGTATTTTGATCAACGAAGGACCGTTTACGCACCAAGCGTCCGACACGGCTTATCATTTCACCAAAGCCGCGCTCGAAGCAGGCCACGATGTGCCACGCGTGTTCTTCTATTACGACGGCGTGAACAACGCCAACAAGTTCTCCGAGCCGCAAGCCGACGACCGCAACTTGGTTAAGCTTTGGGGCGAATTGGCCGCAGAAAAAGACGTTGATTTGGTGGTGTGTGTCGCCGCTGGCATGCGTCGCGGTATTAAAGACGACAGCTTGGCTGACGGCTTCCGTATCTCTGGCCTCGGCCAGTTGGTCGAAGCGGGCATGGGTTGCGATCGCCTGATGATGTTTGGAGACTAA
- the dsrK gene encoding sulfate reduction electron transfer complex DsrMKJOP subunit DsrK, which produces MADQKFETPAFREFRDNPEIAPDAMDHSSPFVAKPEHNEPLDFPGELVDNWEEKAVEKLGELLEKNRALRVYLDSCVKCGACTDKCHYFLGTGDPKNMPVARQDLLRSLYRRHFTLAGKIAPGLVGAKDMDKEMLDDWYKYFHQCSQCRRCSVFCPYGIDTAEISMAARDIMDHIGLGQKYCNEIISKVHVIGNNLGLPQAALVDTMEGLEEDVLDDDGVDVKFPVDVEGADVLLVTPSADFFAEPHVDGLIGYGKVFHQAGIDWTVSSYASEAANFGMFIGSYEQMHKVSNRIRKAALDLGVKRIVFGECGHAWRVAYSFLNTLAGPWDFLDPNYPVPQHILEVTNDLIKTGGIVLDAEANDDKVLTFHDSCNVARGSRMGDVEGGQFIIPREVIKASCNNFVDMDPQTIHEKTFCCGGGGGLLTDDLMELRVKGALPRMEALDDVVKNHGVTHMAAICAICKSQFSKVMPYYGFSMDMVVSVHQLVGDALQLGAKE; this is translated from the coding sequence GTGGCTGACCAAAAATTCGAAACCCCCGCGTTCCGCGAATTCCGCGACAATCCTGAGATCGCTCCGGATGCCATGGATCACTCGTCCCCGTTCGTGGCCAAGCCCGAACATAACGAGCCGTTGGATTTCCCCGGTGAGCTGGTTGACAACTGGGAAGAAAAAGCCGTCGAAAAACTGGGCGAGCTTTTAGAAAAGAACCGTGCGTTGCGCGTCTATCTCGACAGCTGCGTAAAATGCGGTGCGTGCACGGACAAGTGCCACTATTTCTTGGGCACCGGCGATCCCAAAAACATGCCGGTCGCACGCCAAGACTTGCTGCGGTCCTTGTACCGTCGTCACTTCACCTTGGCTGGCAAAATCGCCCCGGGTTTGGTCGGCGCAAAAGACATGGACAAGGAGATGCTGGACGACTGGTACAAGTACTTCCACCAGTGCTCCCAATGCCGCCGCTGTTCGGTCTTCTGCCCGTACGGCATCGACACGGCCGAGATTTCCATGGCGGCGCGCGACATTATGGACCACATCGGTCTGGGCCAGAAATACTGCAACGAAATCATTTCCAAAGTTCACGTCATCGGCAACAACTTGGGCCTACCCCAAGCGGCCTTGGTCGACACTATGGAAGGTCTTGAAGAAGACGTTCTGGACGACGACGGCGTGGATGTGAAATTCCCGGTCGACGTCGAAGGCGCTGACGTTTTGCTGGTCACCCCGTCTGCTGACTTCTTTGCCGAGCCCCACGTGGACGGCTTGATCGGTTACGGTAAGGTCTTCCACCAAGCCGGTATTGATTGGACCGTGTCGTCTTATGCGTCCGAAGCGGCGAACTTCGGCATGTTCATCGGCTCTTACGAACAAATGCACAAAGTGTCCAACCGCATCCGTAAAGCGGCCTTGGACCTCGGCGTTAAACGCATTGTGTTCGGTGAATGCGGCCACGCTTGGCGTGTTGCGTATTCGTTCCTGAACACCTTGGCGGGCCCGTGGGATTTCTTGGATCCGAACTATCCGGTCCCGCAGCACATCTTGGAAGTCACCAACGACTTGATCAAGACCGGCGGCATCGTTTTGGATGCGGAAGCCAACGACGACAAAGTCTTGACCTTCCATGACAGCTGCAACGTGGCCCGCGGTTCACGCATGGGCGACGTCGAAGGCGGCCAATTCATTATCCCGCGCGAAGTCATCAAGGCATCGTGCAACAACTTCGTCGATATGGATCCGCAAACGATCCATGAAAAGACCTTCTGCTGCGGTGGCGGTGGCGGTCTGCTCACGGACGATTTGATGGAACTGCGCGTGAAAGGCGCACTGCCCCGCATGGAAGCGTTGGACGACGTGGTGAAAAACCACGGCGTGACGCACATGGCGGCAATTTGCGCAATTTGTAAGTCTCAATTCTCCAAGGTGATGCCGTACTACGGCTTCTCCATGGACATGGTAGTCAGTGTGCACCAGTTGGTCGGCGACGCCCTCCAATTGGGCGCGAAGGAATAA
- a CDS encoding NAD(P)-binding protein produces MNADQALNYRRYEEGDEKYDDLQEKIFQAGWSYKCPTYVHRTPPCQGSCPSGHDIRGWLAIARGMDKSPVEGQAWQEYAFNRMAEANPFPSVMGRVCPAPCEDGCNRNEVDDQVGINGVEQYVGDYAIENNLTLPKPETETGKKIAVIGGGPGGLSAAWQMRRKGHSVTVFEKQDKLGGMMAYGIPGYRVPRDILDAEINRILDTGVEAKTGVVIGKDITVEQLEADYDAIFWAVGAQKGRGLFLDSWEGTENCISGVAFLEAFNQGKLHYTTKKVVVVGGGDTSIDVASVARRLGHISTMAEKDRPESVVLGHTAHDVASAAQREGVKSVLTSLFPLEEMTASERERDDATREGVEIKGGVMPVDIIKDDNGRATALRMCECTMDGMTPVPVEGTEFDIECDLIVSAIGQFGDLADGLEALDNGKGFIDTNNVYQVKGKEKHFAGGDIIRPHLLTTAIGHGSIAAESMDHMLAGSPDERRPKVDVHHFNLLEELHQRDRDPAEYSLEPVRGTDDAGFAIHNYEDRSKSQVIPHDDLFLGQFTHDPVQKRDEKHIGADEVLGNFEERLVAFNEEQAQHEGERCMSCGMCFECDNCVIFCPQDAVFRVKRDEMTVGRYVATDYDKCIGCHICRDVCPTGYIQMGLGE; encoded by the coding sequence ATGAATGCGGATCAGGCTTTAAATTATCGTCGTTACGAAGAAGGCGATGAAAAGTACGACGACTTGCAGGAAAAGATTTTCCAAGCGGGTTGGTCTTATAAGTGCCCGACGTACGTGCACCGCACACCGCCGTGCCAAGGCTCTTGCCCGTCGGGTCACGACATCCGGGGTTGGTTGGCCATTGCACGTGGCATGGACAAATCCCCGGTTGAAGGTCAAGCCTGGCAAGAATATGCGTTCAACCGCATGGCTGAAGCCAACCCCTTCCCATCCGTCATGGGCCGCGTTTGCCCCGCTCCGTGCGAAGACGGCTGCAACCGTAACGAAGTCGACGACCAAGTCGGCATCAACGGTGTGGAACAATACGTTGGCGATTACGCCATCGAAAACAACCTGACCCTGCCCAAGCCCGAAACTGAAACCGGCAAGAAAATCGCCGTCATCGGTGGCGGCCCGGGTGGTCTGTCCGCCGCATGGCAAATGCGCCGCAAAGGCCACAGCGTCACGGTTTTCGAAAAGCAAGACAAACTGGGCGGCATGATGGCTTACGGTATCCCGGGCTATCGCGTACCGCGCGACATTCTGGACGCTGAAATCAACCGCATCCTCGACACCGGCGTCGAAGCCAAAACCGGCGTTGTGATCGGCAAAGACATCACCGTCGAGCAGCTGGAAGCCGACTATGACGCGATCTTCTGGGCCGTTGGCGCACAGAAAGGCCGCGGCCTGTTCCTGGACAGCTGGGAAGGCACCGAAAACTGCATCAGCGGTGTGGCCTTCTTGGAAGCGTTTAACCAAGGCAAGCTGCACTACACCACCAAAAAAGTGGTTGTCGTCGGCGGTGGTGATACGTCCATTGACGTTGCATCCGTCGCCCGTCGTTTGGGTCACATCTCCACCATGGCGGAAAAAGACCGTCCGGAATCTGTTGTGTTGGGTCACACCGCGCACGACGTTGCCTCTGCCGCTCAACGCGAAGGTGTTAAATCCGTTCTGACGTCTCTGTTCCCGCTGGAAGAAATGACCGCTTCCGAACGTGAGCGCGACGACGCAACCCGCGAAGGTGTCGAAATCAAAGGCGGCGTGATGCCGGTCGACATCATCAAAGACGACAACGGTCGCGCCACCGCATTGCGCATGTGCGAATGCACCATGGACGGCATGACCCCAGTTCCGGTTGAAGGCACCGAGTTCGATATCGAATGCGACTTGATCGTGTCTGCTATTGGTCAGTTCGGCGACTTGGCTGACGGCCTCGAAGCTTTGGACAACGGCAAAGGCTTCATCGACACCAACAACGTCTATCAAGTCAAAGGCAAAGAGAAGCATTTCGCTGGCGGCGACATCATCCGTCCGCACCTGCTGACCACGGCTATCGGCCACGGCTCTATTGCTGCGGAAAGCATGGACCACATGTTGGCAGGCAGCCCGGACGAACGCCGTCCGAAAGTTGACGTGCACCACTTCAACCTGTTGGAAGAACTGCACCAGCGTGACCGTGACCCGGCTGAATACTCTTTGGAACCGGTCCGCGGCACTGACGATGCAGGCTTCGCAATTCACAACTACGAAGATCGTTCAAAATCTCAAGTCATCCCGCACGACGATCTGTTCTTGGGTCAATTCACCCATGATCCGGTTCAAAAGCGCGATGAGAAGCACATCGGTGCCGACGAAGTTCTGGGCAACTTCGAAGAACGTCTGGTTGCGTTCAACGAAGAACAAGCCCAACACGAAGGCGAACGTTGCATGAGCTGCGGCATGTGCTTCGAATGCGACAACTGCGTGATCTTCTGCCCGCAAGACGCTGTCTTCCGCGTCAAGCGCGACGAAATGACCGTTGGCCGCTACGTCGCGACGGATTACGACAAGTGCATTGGCTGCCACATCTGCCGTGATGTTTGCCCGACGGGTTACATCCAAATGGGTCTTGGTGAATAA
- the dsrO gene encoding sulfate reduction electron transfer complex DsrMKJOP subunit DsrO: MTNKLMDTVNQARRDMLKTGAAAAAVVTLAPGITLHTAQAAVSGPATNAKRWGMLVDANAPEAVWDVAVQACKTEQGWGEGSNKSGETNDATDPQWIRKVSLKDPKTGAKATLPVMCQHCAKPPCVDVCPTGASMKRADGIVLVDKHICIGCRFCMMACPYSCRSFVHEDVQRQRPHMPRGKGTVEACTMCVHRVDKGQQPACVEALNKAGSNAIMFGDLNDPNSDIARAVAKYKTQRIRADLGVEPGVHYRGI; this comes from the coding sequence ATGACGAATAAACTTATGGATACAGTAAACCAAGCGCGCCGTGACATGCTGAAAACCGGTGCAGCGGCGGCTGCGGTGGTCACCTTGGCCCCCGGCATCACGCTACACACGGCACAGGCTGCCGTCTCCGGCCCCGCCACCAACGCCAAACGCTGGGGTATGTTGGTTGACGCCAATGCCCCCGAAGCGGTGTGGGACGTTGCCGTGCAAGCGTGCAAAACCGAACAAGGTTGGGGCGAAGGTTCCAACAAATCCGGTGAAACCAACGACGCAACCGATCCACAATGGATCCGCAAGGTTTCGCTGAAAGATCCCAAAACCGGTGCCAAAGCCACCCTGCCCGTCATGTGTCAGCACTGCGCCAAGCCGCCGTGCGTGGACGTGTGTCCCACTGGGGCTTCCATGAAGCGTGCCGACGGCATCGTTTTGGTGGACAAGCACATCTGTATTGGTTGTCGTTTTTGCATGATGGCCTGCCCGTATTCCTGCCGTTCGTTCGTGCATGAAGACGTTCAGCGCCAACGCCCGCACATGCCGCGTGGCAAAGGCACCGTCGAAGCCTGCACCATGTGTGTACACCGCGTCGACAAGGGCCAACAACCGGCCTGTGTCGAAGCCCTGAACAAAGCTGGGTCCAACGCCATCATGTTTGGCGATTTGAACGATCCGAATTCTGACATCGCCCGTGCCGTTGCCAAATACAAAACGCAACGCATTCGCGCCGACTTAGGTGTCGAGCCAGGCGTTCATTACCGGGGGATTTAA
- the tusB gene encoding sulfurtransferase complex subunit TusB, translating to MLHTVNKSPFERNSLDTCLRLSKEGSAILLIEDGVIAAIKGTEQSAKIEGAVANRPVYVLGPDVKARGLSEDQVIDGVKVVDYAGFVSLAEEHGTHNAWL from the coding sequence ATGCTTCATACAGTGAACAAGTCGCCCTTCGAACGGAACTCTTTGGACACCTGCTTGCGTTTGTCCAAAGAAGGTTCTGCCATCCTGTTGATCGAAGACGGCGTTATCGCTGCGATCAAAGGCACCGAGCAGTCCGCTAAAATCGAAGGCGCCGTGGCAAATCGCCCCGTCTATGTATTAGGTCCGGACGTCAAAGCCCGCGGCCTTTCCGAAGACCAAGTGATCGATGGCGTGAAGGTCGTTGATTATGCTGGTTTCGTGAGCCTCGCTGAGGAACACGGCACGCATAACGCTTGGCTCTAA
- the nrfD gene encoding NrfD/PsrC family molybdoenzyme membrane anchor subunit, with protein sequence MAADLTVYKEIEGKSGNYFALIGWLGIMLVAALTAFYTMEHHGHVISGMSNAVVWGTPHVFAIFLIVAASGALNVASISSVFGRYHYKPLSRISALSAVALLAGGLMVLVLDLGRPDRLIVAMTYYNFKSIFAWNIILYNGFFVIVLAYLWMMMERRMNPYSKKIGMLAFLWRLVLTTGTGSIFGFLVARPGYDAAIMAPLFIAMSFAFGLAFFIIMISITYRSTGRPLGDLILFKMRNLLGVFIAAVLYFTAVQHVTNLYAAEHAGIEAFILWDGGIYTFLFWVVQIGLGSLIPLAILFNPATGRTCQGIMTAATLVIIGGMAQLYVIIIGGQAFPLQLFPGMEVSSSFFDGVVHAYAPSLPEVTLGLGGFATAILIIAVAVKYLPLLPSSLSDAKVDPHHKAG encoded by the coding sequence ATGGCTGCAGATCTTACTGTCTATAAAGAAATCGAAGGCAAAAGCGGCAACTACTTCGCTTTGATCGGCTGGCTGGGCATTATGCTTGTCGCCGCGCTCACCGCCTTTTACACCATGGAACACCACGGTCACGTGATTTCCGGCATGTCCAACGCTGTTGTTTGGGGCACGCCGCACGTGTTTGCGATCTTCTTGATTGTGGCCGCTTCGGGTGCGCTGAATGTGGCATCCATTTCATCCGTATTTGGCCGTTACCACTACAAGCCTTTGTCGCGTATTTCCGCGCTGAGCGCTGTCGCCTTGCTGGCCGGTGGCTTGATGGTGTTGGTACTGGACCTTGGCCGTCCCGATCGTTTGATCGTGGCCATGACCTATTACAATTTCAAATCCATCTTTGCCTGGAACATCATTCTCTATAACGGCTTCTTCGTCATCGTCTTGGCCTATCTGTGGATGATGATGGAACGGCGCATGAACCCGTATTCCAAAAAAATCGGCATGCTGGCGTTCTTGTGGCGCTTGGTGCTGACCACAGGTACCGGTTCGATCTTCGGTTTCTTGGTCGCCCGCCCGGGTTACGACGCCGCGATCATGGCACCGCTGTTCATTGCCATGTCGTTTGCCTTTGGTTTGGCCTTTTTCATTATCATGATCTCCATCACGTACCGCTCCACAGGCCGTCCGCTGGGTGATCTGATCTTGTTCAAAATGCGCAACTTGTTGGGTGTCTTTATCGCGGCCGTTCTTTACTTCACCGCCGTGCAGCACGTCACCAACCTGTACGCCGCCGAGCACGCGGGTATCGAAGCCTTCATCTTGTGGGATGGCGGCATCTACACGTTCTTATTCTGGGTCGTGCAAATCGGTTTGGGCAGCTTGATCCCGCTGGCGATTTTGTTCAACCCGGCCACGGGCCGCACCTGCCAAGGCATCATGACCGCAGCCACGCTGGTCATCATCGGCGGCATGGCGCAGCTTTACGTCATTATCATCGGTGGCCAAGCCTTCCCGCTGCAACTGTTCCCGGGCATGGAAGTGTCTTCCAGCTTCTTTGACGGTGTTGTGCACGCTTATGCGCCCAGCCTTCCGGAAGTGACCTTGGGTCTGGGTGGTTTTGCCACGGCAATCTTAATCATTGCCGTTGCCGTAAAATACCTGCCGTTGCTGCCCAGCAGCCTGTCCGACGCGAAAGTCGATCCGCACCACAAAGCGGGCTAA
- a CDS encoding respiratory nitrate reductase subunit gamma encodes MSTVSVIYALLFYAATALLVLGLLWRIKTYATTPTPLKIPTMPAPLTKPGAAFRVFKEVAFFESLFKSNRWIWVFAVLFHAGLALVLLRHVRYFQADVFLIIKLIQPFGIYGGMAMVAGLLGLWGRRIVQERIRYISGPSDHLMLALLTIIGATGLGMKYVMHTDIIAVKAYFLGLMRFSIQELPADPPLLIHLGAVALLMIIFPFSKLLHVPGVFFSPSRNQVDDARDKRHLAPWAAPMDAKREA; translated from the coding sequence ATGTCGACCGTGTCGGTGATCTACGCACTTCTCTTCTACGCAGCGACGGCCCTGCTGGTGTTGGGCTTGCTGTGGCGCATCAAAACCTATGCGACCACGCCGACGCCGTTGAAGATCCCCACCATGCCCGCCCCGCTGACGAAGCCCGGTGCCGCTTTCCGTGTATTCAAAGAAGTCGCCTTCTTCGAAAGCCTGTTCAAATCCAACCGCTGGATTTGGGTCTTCGCGGTTCTTTTTCATGCCGGTCTGGCCTTGGTGCTTTTGCGTCACGTTCGTTATTTCCAAGCCGACGTCTTTTTGATCATCAAGCTGATTCAGCCGTTTGGCATCTATGGCGGCATGGCGATGGTTGCAGGCCTGTTGGGTCTGTGGGGTCGTCGCATCGTGCAAGAACGCATCCGCTACATCTCTGGTCCCTCTGATCACCTGATGCTCGCTTTGTTGACCATCATCGGTGCCACGGGCCTGGGCATGAAATACGTGATGCACACCGACATCATCGCGGTGAAAGCCTATTTCTTAGGGCTCATGCGCTTCTCGATCCAAGAGCTGCCGGCCGACCCGCCGCTGCTGATCCATCTGGGCGCTGTGGCTTTGCTGATGATTATTTTCCCGTTCAGCAAACTGTTGCATGTGCCCGGCGTGTTCTTCAGCCCGTCGCGCAACCAAGTTGATGACGCCCGTGACAAACGTCACCTGGCACCGTGGGCCGCCCCCATGGACGCCAAACGTGAAGCCTAA
- a CDS encoding DsrE family protein, whose product MAEYEFETEGVKKTFTFMNRKAPYGTVYALEVLETVLISAAFEQHANIVFCDDGVYQLKAGHDTADIGMKNFSPTFGIIEMEKEDADEDEDIDMNWRIIIEKESMEARGLTADDFKVEVEVLSAAELADIIDASDCVIGG is encoded by the coding sequence ATGGCTGAATATGAATTTGAAACTGAAGGCGTCAAAAAGACCTTCACGTTTATGAACCGCAAAGCTCCTTACGGCACCGTTTACGCCCTGGAAGTTTTGGAAACGGTTTTGATCTCTGCAGCGTTTGAACAGCACGCCAACATCGTCTTTTGTGACGACGGCGTCTATCAGCTCAAAGCTGGTCACGACACCGCAGACATCGGCATGAAAAACTTTTCGCCCACGTTTGGCATCATCGAAATGGAAAAAGAAGATGCCGACGAAGACGAAGATATCGACATGAACTGGCGCATCATCATCGAGAAAGAATCTATGGAAGCCCGTGGCTTGACCGCAGATGATTTCAAAGTCGAAGTTGAAGTGCTCAGCGCTGCTGAACTGGCCGACATCATTGACGCATCCGATTGCGTCATCGGCGGCTAA
- a CDS encoding cobyrinate a,c-diamide synthase, whose amino-acid sequence MGHIFISATHKSSGKTMVTTGLARAFKLRGHKVQTFKKGPDYIDPKWLGEASGQACYNVDFHTQSDDEIRTLFAAKAQGSDIAIVEGNKGLHDGVDVDGSNSNAAMAKLLGAPVILVIDTSGITRGVAPLLQGYVNFDPDLNIAGVILNKVMGPRHEDKLRAAIERYTDVEVLGCVYRNQRASVDERHIGLIPSNEHPTASTRIETLAEQIAEQVDLDKIEAIAASAPAPLVQQMETERVRPNVRIAVAKDAAFGFYYPDDLDALKQAGAQIVYFNAINDVYLPTCDGVFLGGGFPETQMKALEANKTLRNRIKAAIEAGLPVYAECGGLMYLSRSISWHEDKHDMVGAIPGDTTMHPRPQGRGYVHLVPASDHPWKTDEADCVFEGDHIPAHEFHHSSLDNLDGEHTYAFQVKRGHGINGAHDGIVINNLVAGYAHLRSTSRCRWAEAFTAFVRQKKQDRNGAPSPAQVAG is encoded by the coding sequence ATGGGACACATCTTCATTTCAGCCACGCATAAATCTTCGGGCAAGACCATGGTCACCACCGGTCTTGCCCGGGCCTTTAAGCTGCGCGGACACAAAGTTCAGACCTTTAAGAAAGGGCCGGACTACATCGACCCCAAATGGCTTGGCGAAGCGTCCGGACAGGCGTGCTATAACGTGGACTTCCATACCCAGTCCGATGACGAAATCCGCACGCTTTTCGCTGCGAAGGCCCAAGGTTCCGACATCGCCATCGTCGAAGGCAACAAGGGCCTGCATGACGGTGTGGACGTTGACGGATCCAACTCTAACGCCGCCATGGCGAAGTTGCTCGGTGCGCCAGTGATTTTGGTGATCGATACATCCGGCATCACCCGTGGTGTCGCCCCGCTGTTGCAAGGCTATGTCAACTTCGATCCGGACCTCAACATCGCCGGCGTGATTTTGAACAAGGTCATGGGCCCGCGCCACGAAGACAAACTGCGCGCCGCCATTGAACGTTACACCGACGTTGAAGTTTTGGGCTGCGTCTATCGCAATCAACGCGCCAGCGTGGATGAGCGTCACATCGGCCTGATCCCCAGCAACGAACATCCCACGGCCAGCACCCGCATCGAAACCTTGGCCGAACAAATCGCAGAACAGGTGGATTTGGACAAAATCGAAGCCATTGCGGCTTCAGCCCCTGCCCCACTGGTCCAGCAGATGGAAACAGAGCGCGTGCGCCCCAACGTGCGCATTGCCGTGGCCAAGGACGCTGCGTTTGGTTTCTATTACCCCGACGACTTGGACGCGCTGAAACAAGCGGGCGCACAGATCGTTTACTTCAACGCCATCAATGACGTCTACTTGCCGACGTGCGACGGCGTCTTTCTGGGCGGCGGATTTCCCGAAACCCAGATGAAGGCCTTAGAAGCCAACAAAACACTGCGCAACCGCATCAAGGCCGCTATCGAAGCCGGCCTGCCGGTCTATGCCGAGTGCGGTGGCTTGATGTATCTGTCGCGCTCCATATCCTGGCATGAAGACAAACACGACATGGTTGGCGCAATCCCAGGCGACACCACCATGCACCCCCGCCCCCAAGGCCGAGGCTATGTGCACTTGGTCCCCGCAAGCGATCATCCGTGGAAAACGGACGAAGCCGACTGTGTCTTTGAAGGGGACCATATCCCCGCGCACGAGTTTCACCACTCCAGCCTTGATAACTTAGACGGCGAGCACACATATGCTTTCCAAGTTAAACGCGGGCATGGGATTAACGGAGCGCACGACGGCATTGTGATCAACAATTTGGTGGCGGGGTATGCGCATCTGCGCTCCACGTCACGCTGCCGGTGGGCCGAAGCTTTCACAGCGTTCGTGCGCCAGAAAAAACAAGACAGAAACGGCGCCCCGTCCCCTGCACAAGTGGCAGGCTAA
- a CDS encoding TusE/DsrC/DsvC family sulfur relay protein encodes MGAYSVNGTDYEHDEEGYILDVNTWNEDLAKVIAVDEGLEMTDEHWEVVSFLREYYNEYQIAPAVRVLVKAVKKKFGAEKGSNKYLYELFPYGPAKQACKIAGLPKPTGCV; translated from the coding sequence ATGGGTGCATATTCCGTAAACGGTACCGACTACGAACACGACGAAGAAGGCTACATCCTCGACGTGAACACGTGGAACGAAGATCTGGCGAAAGTCATCGCTGTTGACGAAGGTCTGGAAATGACTGACGAGCACTGGGAAGTGGTTTCTTTCCTGCGCGAATACTACAACGAATACCAAATCGCACCGGCTGTGCGCGTTCTGGTTAAAGCTGTGAAGAAAAAATTCGGCGCAGAAAAAGGTTCAAACAAATACCTGTACGAACTGTTCCCGTACGGTCCGGCTAAACAAGCATGTAAAATTGCTGGTCTGCCGAAACCGACCGGTTGCGTCTAA